AATAAAGACTAATGGACATGGGAGATAATAATTTTAGATGCAGAGTTAAATTGGGCTCTCTGagtatacaatatttaaaatgacaTGTAAGGAAAGAACATGGTAGGCAAAGAGGCCAAGATGGACAGCATTCTGCGGTGTGAATGTGCTTCTTGTgttcaagaaataaacaaagattaATTTGCTGGATCATAGAGAGCAAGgagaaatttggaagaaaatgaaagaagtggcagcagagaggttaagcaacttttGTAGGCCACAGTTAGAAAATTTACTCTAAGTACAATCAGAATCTAGATTTGGGGCATAAAAGCAAGATTTTAGTTTTATacatgttatttttgagacatcaGTGAGAAGTTTAATAAAAACCTGGAAATATAAGCATCTCAGGATGGAGCATTAAAGAACACCTATAATCAGAGTACGAGTACAAGATAAAAAGCCAACAAGGAAAACCAGCAGAACATGCAGCAaagttggagaaagaaaataccaGTTAAACCACacgtgtttatagcagctttattcataactgccaacACTCGGGAAGCAACCAAAATATCCTTCAGTAGGTAGATGAATAAAGTGTGATACCACTTGACAATAGACAATATTCGGTGCTAAaatgaaatgagctatcaagccatgaaaagatatggagaaaagagatgCATATtactatgtgaaagaagccaatatgGAAAGGTTACATACCATATGATTTCAACTATCTGACATTCTGGAgaaagcaaaactgtggagacagaAAAAGATCAGTAGTTGTCGGGgtaagggaagaaggaagaatgaataagTAGAGCATAGAAGAGctttagagcagtgaaactactcaatatgatactataatgataaatacatgtcattatacatttgtccaaatccataGAAGGGACAACAgcaagagtgaatcctaatgtaaactatggtcttgggatgataatgatgtgtcaatgtaggttcatcaactGTAAAAAAATGTAGCACTCTGTTGGAGGATATCGACAATGAGGGAGGGTATACATATGTGTGGGCAGaaggtatatgggaaatctctgtacttacCTCTCCATTTTAATGTGAACATAAAGCTGTTCTTAAAAAgtctattcaaaaataaatttatactatAATACTAAATTAATTACTtaagtcctttatataaaaactagccaCACTCCACTTACTTCTGAGTAAATTTCTCCTTCTAATGCCTATGTGCCCACAAGGGCATAAACATGTACATTTTTGTGGGCTTGTTGGTGTCCCTGTTTAACAAGTATGTTTGCACTGGAATGTGGTAGAGAAAATGCAAGTGGAACAAGTGAGTGAACCAAATGTCATTAGTAAAGTTTGACCAGCAAGTTCCAAAAATCCTAACATTTCCCTTTAGCCTTCCTCGTTCAGGTGTTACATTTctgagaatgttttatttttattacataattgACTTCTAAAGAGGTAAGAATATCACCTCATGAACTTAAATGTATTGTGGGGTTTCAAATGTAACTCATTGCGTGAGGAAGGTCTGAGATGAGTGAAACATTTTTGTGTATACAACAGTGTTAAAATTCCAATCTTATAGAAATTTTTGCCTTCTCAACACTTTCTTGAATGCATTCTTGACTTCTCTGTTCCTAAGGCTGTAGACCACAGGGTTCAGCATGGGGATGATCATAGCGTAGAACACGGATGCTATTTTGTCTGTGTCCATGGAGTGGCTGGAGCTGGGCTGCAAGTACATGAAGATGACTGTCCCATAGaagatggagactgcagtgaaaTGAGAGGCACAGGTGGATAATGCTTTTTGGTGTCCCTTAGCTGAATGCCTCTTCAAGATGGTGATGAATATGAACAAGTAGGAGATAAAGATAACTAGAAGAGCAAAAAAGATATTAAAGCTTGACATAAAAACCAGAATCGCCTCACTAATGTGTTTATCAGAGCAAGACAGAGCCATGACTGCTGGAACATCACAGAAAAAGTGATGGACTTAATTGGACTTACAGAAAGAGAGACTGAATATGACCCCAATGTGGAATGAGGCATTTAGGAAGCCACAGACATATGAGCCTAGGGCCAGACGAGCACATACACTGGCCGTCATGGTGGTGGTGTAGTGTAGGGGTTTGCACACTGCTGCATAGTGGTCATAGGCCATTGAGGCCAACAAGTAATTTTCCACAGTGGCCAAGGCTACAAAGAAGAACATCTGAACAGCACATGCATTGTAGGAGATGACCTTGTCTCCTCTAAGGAACCCAGCCATGACCTTGGGAGTGACAGTTAAGGAGTATCCAAAATCCACCAGAGACAGGTTACTGAGGAAAAAGTACATGGGGGTGTGGAGATAAGAGTCCATCAGGATCAGCATCATCATCCCCACGTTCCCACACAGAGTGAGGAGGTAGACGAAGGTGAACAAGATAAAGAGGGGGACCTGTAGTTCTGGGGCATTAGTTAGTCCTAGAAGTATGAACTTTGTCATTTCTGTACAATTCTCCATCGGTATTATCAGGAATCATAAGATGTCCTGTAGCAATAAGAAATAAAGCAATAGAGTGATAAACAAAAAAGAGATTTAGAAATGTATAAATACTATATGCATTATGTAATTAGAGCAACAATTCATACTTCAAAATTCTATAGATCTAAAGCATAGGCTTAATAACAATCTTTAATGAATTATCTACACAGTTGCAATCTGTTGAATCCAGGGGATCTTTATAAATAATATCCcaatgtttccattttataaatttataaactgCTATGTAGTATATTTAATGATGTGTCCAAGATGACGCATCTGGAACTAATTTTTCTGCCAATTCCGTTTTCCCTAATCCAGTAAaacttatatatttatgttgCTCACATACTGGGAACTGCTCTAGGCAATTTGCATGTATATTGATTCCTCTCAACAATATAATGAGGTTGATTAgttattgcatttatttaatttgtgAGGCTCACAAGATTAAgtcatttattcatatatacacaAGTGTTAATAGTCAAGCCTATCTTCTGGCTCAGGAGAGTTGTTCTCAAGTTCAATGGTCTAAATTGAATCTAAATCAAATTGAATGTGAAGCAATTTACAATTACTCATTGTCTTTGTTGGTGCAAACTTGGGCAGGTTTCACAGTGAGGTAACTGAGAGGAAAATGCACATTAACGGTCTCAGGACAGCTGGAGAAGTAGAGAAATGTACAACCAGCAAAGGCAATTCTGAGGGGAAGGCAGCATCAGATATAGAGCTTGGGATTGGGAAGAGGAGCATATCAGCCCTACCATTTACTACTTAGGCAGCATCGGTCCCAGACTAACTTCCCTGAACCTTGTTTATTTTACCTgcagaa
The genomic region above belongs to Papio anubis isolate 15944 chromosome 12, Panubis1.0, whole genome shotgun sequence and contains:
- the LOC101004265 gene encoding LOW QUALITY PROTEIN: olfactory receptor 5B2 (The sequence of the model RefSeq protein was modified relative to this genomic sequence to represent the inferred CDS: substituted 1 base at 1 genomic stop codon); this translates as MENCTEMTKFILLGLTNAPELQVPLFILFTFVYLLTLCGNVGMMMLILMDSYLHTPMYFFLSNLSLVDFGYSLTVTPKVMAGFLRGDKVISYNACAVQMFFFVALATVENYLLASMAYDHYAAVCKPLHYTTTMTASVCARLALGSYVCGFLNASFHIGVIFSLSFCKSNXVHHFFCDVPAVMALSCSDKHISEAILVFMSSFNIFFALLVIFISYLFIFITILKRHSAKGHQKALSTCASHFTAVSIFYGTVIFMYLQPSSSHSMDTDKIASVFYAMIIPMLNPVVYSLRNREVKNAFKKVLRRQKFL